The Rhodococcus antarcticus DNA segment CCGTAGGCCCGGCCCCAGTCCCGGTCCAGCCGGGTCGCGCAGAAGGCATCCGCGACCGCGGCGGGCGCGTGCCGCACCAGCAGCGAGCCCTGGAAGACCAGCGCGAGCTGCTCGACCACGCGGCGGGCGCGGTGCTCCAGGTCGTCGACCGAGGTCAGCTCCTTCTTCAGCCGGTCCAGGGCAGCGTCGAACCGGGCGTCGGCCCCCTCGGCCCGCTCCACCTCGCCCAGGTAGGCGTCCAGGGTGTGCGGCTCCCGGGCGACGGCCCGCAGCGCGTCGAGCGCCGCCACGTTGCCCGAGCCCTCCCATATCGAGAGCAGGGGCATCTCGCGGTAGAGGCGTGGCATGTCGGAGTCCTCGATGTAGCCGTTGCCGCCGAGGCACTCGAGCGCCTCGCCGGCGACGGCCGGGGCCTGCTTGCACACGTGGTACTTGGTCACGGCCAGGGCGATGCGCCGCAGCGCCGCCTCGCCCTCGTCGCCGCCGATCGCGCGGTCGTTGGCCCCGGCGAGCCGCATCATCGCCGTGGTGGCGGCCTCGGACTCCACGGCCAGGTCGGCCAGCACGTTGCGCATGAGCGGGGCGTCGACCAGCTTCGCCCCGAAGGCCGACCGGTGCCGCGCGTGGTGGGTGGCCTGCAGGACGGCGGTCCGCATGCCGGACGAGGCGCCGATCACGCAGTCCAGGCGGGTCATGTTCACCATCTCCACGATGGTGCGCACCCCCCGGCCCTCCTCCCCCACGAGCCAGCCGACGGCACCGTCGTACTCGATCTCCGCCGACGCGTTCGAGCGGTTGCCGAGCTTGTCCTTCAGCCGCACCAGCCGCACCGCGTTCCGCGCGCCCCCCGCCAGCACCCGCGGCACCAGGAAGCAGGACAGCCCGCCCGGCGCCTGCGCGAGGGTGAGGAACACGTCCGAGACCGGGGCGCTGGTGAACCACTTGTGCCCGACGAGGCTGTGGCTGCCGTCGGCCTGCGGGGTGGCCGTGGTGGTGTTGGCGCGCACGTCGGAGCCGCCCTGCTTCTCCGTCATCGACATCCCCGCGACCAGGCCGCGCTTGGTGGCCGGGTCCCGCAGGCCGGGGTCGTACTCGCGGTTGGTGAGCAGCGGCTCCAGCTGGGCGGAGAGTGCCGCGTTCGCCCGCAGGGCCGGGACCACGGCGTACGTCATCGAGATGGGGCACGTGTGGCCGGCGTCGACGTTCCACGCCGCGAACTTCGCGGCGCGGGCGACGTGGGCCCCCGGGCGGGGGTCGGCCCACGCCGCCCCGTGCAGCCCGTGGGCGACGGCCGTGGTCATCAGCTGGTGGTAGGCCGCGTCGTACTCGACGTCGTCGGTGCGGTTGCCGTAACGGTCGTGGGTGTGCAGCACGGGCCTCGAGCGCTCGGCGACCCGTCCGAGCTGCTGGGCGTGCTCGGTGCCCGCGAGGCGACCGAGCTCCTCGAGCTCCGGCAGCGCCCACCCCGCACCCTCCCGCACGAGCCCCTCGCGCAGCGCCGCGTGGTCGCTGGTGTCGTGGCCGACGAGCGGCGGGACCTGGTTGAGGACGTCGTGGGTGGCCATGGCCGGACGTTACGACCCGACGCACACGTGCGTCAACAGATGTAATGCCGTCCCGCGGGTCGCCACTGTGGCAGGGTGCCGCCGTGCCCGAGTGGAAGCCCCTATCGGCCCGCTCGACCGTGCTCAGCCTGGTGCTCGGGGCGCACCCGGAGGGACTGAGCGCCCGGCAGCTCACCCGGACCGCGCTCGGTCTCGGCGTGTCTGCCGCCACCACGCGCGTGGCGCTCACCCGGGCGGTCGCGGCGGGTGACCTGCGACGCGCGGACGGCATCTACCAGCTGGGGTCGCGCCTGCTGGAGCGCGGCCGACGTCAGGAGGAGCACACCGCCGAGCTGCCCTGGGACGGGTCCTGGGAGATGGCCGTGGTGGTCGGTGCGGGTGGGTCCGGTGGCGAGCGGCTGGCCCGGCGGGCCGCGCTGGCCGCGCGCCGGCTGGCCGAGCAGAGGGAGGGCGTGTGGCTGCGGCCGG contains these protein-coding regions:
- a CDS encoding acyl-CoA dehydrogenase family protein, producing MATHDVLNQVPPLVGHDTSDHAALREGLVREGAGWALPELEELGRLAGTEHAQQLGRVAERSRPVLHTHDRYGNRTDDVEYDAAYHQLMTTAVAHGLHGAAWADPRPGAHVARAAKFAAWNVDAGHTCPISMTYAVVPALRANAALSAQLEPLLTNREYDPGLRDPATKRGLVAGMSMTEKQGGSDVRANTTTATPQADGSHSLVGHKWFTSAPVSDVFLTLAQAPGGLSCFLVPRVLAGGARNAVRLVRLKDKLGNRSNASAEIEYDGAVGWLVGEEGRGVRTIVEMVNMTRLDCVIGASSGMRTAVLQATHHARHRSAFGAKLVDAPLMRNVLADLAVESEAATTAMMRLAGANDRAIGGDEGEAALRRIALAVTKYHVCKQAPAVAGEALECLGGNGYIEDSDMPRLYREMPLLSIWEGSGNVAALDALRAVAREPHTLDAYLGEVERAEGADARFDAALDRLKKELTSVDDLEHRARRVVEQLALVFQGSLLVRHAPAAVADAFCATRLDRDWGRAYGTLPTGLDLDAILERTAALG
- a CDS encoding PaaX family transcriptional regulator C-terminal domain-containing protein — translated: MPEWKPLSARSTVLSLVLGAHPEGLSARQLTRTALGLGVSAATTRVALTRAVAAGDLRRADGIYQLGSRLLERGRRQEEHTAELPWDGSWEMAVVVGAGGSGGERLARRAALAARRLAEQREGVWLRPANLGPRPPAPDDRAVQTFRAVPDGDPVVLAATLWDLPGWAAVTGAAVDALAGTPEPATRLAVAAHLVRHLATDPLLPAELCPPDWPADAARAVYRDYQREVLAQVHGAG